A portion of the Streptomyces erythrochromogenes genome contains these proteins:
- a CDS encoding DUF6177 family protein, whose translation MTKDVIALTQQMPAPWAVLAGLLSGGPDKLVDTVGEGAVIQLCDEQGRPLVSVEAPLLVQVEGEAERLLGATPPRVPYWWTEARATTGVPEAERLAGTFAARLASLASGSAWPPEAARSVAVVESDGISVAPTPAAAQPAVDVLTKNVAVVIMDRPVVAMTAWLSDAFRAAAAAERGLQIVTPPGTVLSPAVLANMPEWPSRWVVQDQREGYYDGLSGAVLRWQEGMFATVVAPDATEDDPRTAVAASYQEVEETAQRQLALTFRTIHPADDRLVLGGALETVWRELTGAPPAGWGTAEPANLPWSPGRLTDVAFARAPEPTWFVVVGSPERPGLATVRISRTKAGVEETVTMALGYGDGEQPPLDALPRVAEALVTRHRLQSMLVQLRKARRDLLVPPRFEGPGVPLAFVLGSEEVRGMPDDRARHTPLAEAPVRLGPKSRPGYYYPLPGDPSDLAGWADFERLTRHLKGS comes from the coding sequence ATGACCAAGGACGTCATCGCCCTGACCCAGCAGATGCCCGCCCCCTGGGCGGTGCTCGCGGGCCTCCTCTCCGGGGGCCCCGACAAGCTGGTGGACACGGTCGGCGAGGGGGCGGTCATCCAGCTGTGCGACGAGCAGGGGCGGCCGCTCGTCTCGGTCGAGGCTCCGCTGCTCGTACAGGTCGAGGGGGAGGCGGAGCGGCTGCTCGGCGCCACCCCGCCGCGGGTCCCCTACTGGTGGACCGAGGCCCGCGCCACCACCGGCGTGCCCGAGGCCGAGCGCCTCGCGGGCACCTTCGCGGCCCGGCTGGCCTCGCTGGCCTCGGGCAGCGCCTGGCCGCCGGAGGCCGCACGGTCGGTGGCGGTGGTGGAGAGCGACGGGATCAGCGTGGCGCCGACGCCGGCCGCGGCGCAGCCCGCCGTGGACGTGCTGACCAAGAACGTCGCCGTGGTCATCATGGACCGCCCGGTCGTCGCGATGACGGCCTGGCTCTCCGACGCCTTCCGGGCCGCCGCCGCGGCCGAGCGCGGCCTGCAGATTGTCACCCCGCCCGGGACGGTGCTGTCCCCGGCGGTGCTGGCGAACATGCCGGAGTGGCCCTCGCGGTGGGTCGTGCAGGACCAGCGGGAGGGCTACTACGACGGCCTCTCGGGCGCGGTGCTGCGCTGGCAGGAGGGGATGTTCGCCACGGTCGTCGCGCCGGACGCCACCGAGGACGACCCGCGGACCGCGGTGGCCGCCTCGTACCAGGAGGTCGAGGAGACGGCGCAGCGGCAGCTGGCCCTCACCTTCCGCACCATCCACCCCGCGGACGACCGGCTGGTCCTCGGCGGGGCCCTGGAGACGGTGTGGCGCGAGCTGACGGGCGCCCCGCCGGCGGGCTGGGGCACGGCCGAGCCCGCCAACCTGCCCTGGTCGCCGGGCCGGCTGACCGACGTCGCGTTCGCCCGGGCCCCCGAGCCGACCTGGTTCGTGGTGGTGGGCAGCCCGGAACGGCCCGGTCTCGCCACGGTGCGGATCAGCCGTACGAAGGCGGGTGTCGAGGAGACCGTGACGATGGCGCTCGGCTACGGCGACGGCGAGCAGCCGCCCCTGGACGCCCTGCCCCGGGTCGCGGAAGCCCTGGTGACCCGCCACCGCCTCCAGTCGATGCTCGTACAGCTCCGCAAAGCCCGTCGCGACCTGCTGGTGCCGCCGCGCTTCGAGGGGCCGGGGGTGCCGCTGGCCTTCGTACTGGGATCGGAGGAGGTCCGCGGCATGCCGGACGACCGGGCCCGGCACACCCCGCTGGCCGAGGCGCCGGTGCGGCTGGGGCCCAAGTCCCGCCCGGGCTACTACTACCCGCTGCCGGGCGATCCGTCGGACCTGGCGGGGTGGGCGGACTTCGAGCGGCTGACACGGCATCTGAAGGGATCGTGA
- a CDS encoding pore-forming ESAT-6 family protein yields the protein MGAGGTDRRAYDVGASTEAQGGIKAVIGQLEQVIAAREAQVAAAMSDFAADGVADDYHAKELRWKNASQEVKNIIQLLNTTLEKNDATARQTLQRAKAAVDNIG from the coding sequence ATGGGTGCAGGTGGGACGGACCGTCGTGCGTACGACGTGGGCGCCTCGACGGAGGCGCAGGGCGGCATCAAGGCCGTGATCGGCCAGTTGGAGCAGGTGATCGCGGCGCGTGAGGCCCAGGTGGCGGCGGCGATGTCGGACTTCGCGGCGGACGGTGTGGCGGACGACTACCACGCCAAGGAACTGCGCTGGAAGAACGCCTCCCAGGAGGTCAAGAACATCATCCAGCTGCTGAACACGACGCTGGAGAAGAACGACGCGACGGCGCGCCAGACGCTCCAGCGCGCGAAGGCCGCGGTCGACAACATCGGCTGA
- a CDS encoding DUF6507 family protein, with translation MTSWDIKPQGVQGHLKTVGGNAGELEKALNALLTAMSEAAQAAGTAVPGSQAETKLQGPVPVGAPPLSQKAMGPVAAALGEYLTARKPEFKSMAERIEACILGAVSATNEYLEGDLEQAKAAQDAARAVNLDILREKTGTKK, from the coding sequence ATGACGTCGTGGGACATAAAGCCGCAGGGCGTGCAGGGCCACTTGAAGACCGTCGGCGGGAACGCGGGCGAGCTGGAGAAGGCGTTGAACGCGCTGCTCACAGCCATGTCTGAGGCGGCTCAGGCCGCGGGGACGGCCGTCCCCGGCTCGCAGGCGGAAACGAAACTGCAGGGCCCGGTGCCCGTCGGCGCGCCGCCCCTGAGCCAGAAGGCGATGGGGCCGGTCGCGGCCGCGCTGGGCGAGTACCTGACGGCCCGCAAGCCGGAGTTCAAGTCGATGGCCGAGCGGATCGAGGCGTGCATCCTCGGCGCGGTGTCGGCGACGAACGAGTACCTGGAGGGCGATCTGGAGCAGGCCAAGGCCGCCCAGGACGCCGCCCGGGCCGTGAACCTCGACATCCTGCGTGAGAAGACGGGGACCAAGAAGTGA
- a CDS encoding immunity 49 family protein: protein MTVIVERHPIPTVDEQVTARLAQEFETSIKNLDASPAIVGMALNEALLQVQVHQALNPTGNRFGTWDATVSAMQVGSAAFAAASVTEGSMEARISHEMRTISATGPQFYANAGNWLTTLWFVIICRDQPRMNEMCRVPLDLLRASGAEGDEYVYHWVDALQTYWHEQPGLLEKLTAAIEQSHPDIATSVPSDLLQCVLYPPINLFYQFLRKDEEGFNRALAEALELHKSYWNTPERAGDIAGFLALAPLAIACLAYDAGLEIEVESDYLPLRLLDRSWLGEFDT from the coding sequence GTGACGGTGATTGTGGAGCGGCACCCCATTCCTACGGTGGACGAGCAGGTCACAGCCCGCCTGGCCCAGGAGTTCGAGACGAGCATCAAGAACCTGGACGCCTCGCCCGCGATCGTCGGCATGGCCCTGAACGAGGCGCTCCTCCAGGTGCAGGTCCACCAGGCCCTGAACCCGACCGGCAACCGGTTCGGCACATGGGACGCCACGGTCTCTGCCATGCAGGTGGGCTCGGCGGCCTTTGCCGCCGCCTCCGTCACCGAGGGATCGATGGAGGCTCGCATCTCGCACGAAATGCGGACGATCTCAGCCACCGGACCGCAGTTCTATGCGAACGCGGGCAACTGGCTGACGACCCTGTGGTTCGTGATCATCTGTCGCGACCAGCCCCGCATGAACGAGATGTGCCGGGTCCCGCTCGATCTGCTGAGGGCATCCGGAGCCGAGGGCGACGAGTACGTCTACCACTGGGTCGACGCCCTCCAGACGTACTGGCACGAGCAGCCCGGCCTGCTGGAGAAGCTGACGGCAGCCATTGAGCAGTCCCACCCGGACATCGCGACGAGCGTGCCCAGTGACCTGCTCCAGTGCGTCCTCTACCCTCCGATCAACCTCTTCTACCAGTTCCTGCGCAAGGACGAAGAAGGGTTCAACCGGGCGCTGGCGGAAGCCCTGGAACTCCACAAGTCCTACTGGAACACCCCCGAGCGGGCAGGGGACATCGCAGGGTTCCTCGCCCTCGCCCCGTTGGCCATCGCCTGTCTCGCGTACGACGCGGGCCTTGAGATCGAGGTCGAGTCCGACTACCTTCCGCTCCGCCTCCTCGACCGTTCCTGGCTGGGCGAGTTCGACACGTGA
- a CDS encoding immunity 49 family protein, producing MTVIVPRQDYPKDDMAAVVPVMEGSLSCSLEKFETSHNSRSGAVMTALNVALVRSAADPRAAMRETWESWRLAMQVHSAVFAATTAPDRETVTCRIRHEERHLDTTGQQTYLSAHTWIDAFYLAIICRDAARLEMLARIPVSLLRAFGGRLDEYAYAWVETLQSFWLRRDDLGAHLGRAVNLCVPEQARTLDRDEIAQLRRPPIMMLYRYLRGDVSGFNESLADALRQHKEYWTADEDRKVIIHGVVAIGPLAIACLAKANGLPVEVESDYLPLALLDFAWR from the coding sequence ATGACCGTGATCGTCCCCCGGCAGGACTATCCGAAGGACGACATGGCGGCGGTGGTGCCCGTCATGGAAGGGTCGCTGTCCTGCTCGCTGGAGAAGTTCGAGACCTCGCACAACTCCAGGTCGGGCGCGGTCATGACTGCGCTGAACGTCGCCCTCGTCCGCTCTGCCGCTGACCCCCGCGCCGCCATGCGGGAGACCTGGGAGTCCTGGCGGCTAGCCATGCAGGTGCACTCGGCCGTCTTCGCCGCCACCACCGCTCCCGACCGGGAGACGGTCACCTGCAGGATCCGCCACGAAGAGCGCCACCTGGACACCACCGGGCAGCAGACCTACCTCAGCGCCCACACCTGGATCGACGCCTTCTACCTCGCGATCATCTGCCGTGACGCAGCCCGCCTCGAAATGCTGGCGCGGATCCCGGTGTCCCTGCTGCGCGCCTTCGGCGGTCGGCTGGACGAGTACGCGTACGCCTGGGTGGAGACCCTCCAGAGCTTCTGGCTCCGCCGTGACGACCTGGGCGCACACCTGGGGCGGGCCGTGAACCTGTGCGTTCCCGAGCAGGCCCGGACCCTCGACCGGGACGAGATCGCACAGCTCCGCCGCCCGCCGATCATGATGCTCTACCGCTACCTGCGCGGTGACGTCAGCGGCTTCAACGAGTCCCTGGCCGACGCCCTGCGGCAGCACAAGGAGTACTGGACCGCCGACGAGGACCGGAAGGTGATCATCCACGGCGTCGTCGCCATTGGACCGCTGGCGATCGCCTGCCTGGCCAAGGCCAACGGACTCCCGGTCGAGGTCGAGTCCGACTACCTGCCCCTCGCCCTCCTCGACTTCGCCTGGCGGTGA
- a CDS encoding protein kinase family protein — protein MQALHHDDPPRIGPHVTLGRLDDEPEHTAAERRFIVRGADGERTFLLRIPRHGTDPTRWAIEAEGARRLSIPGLLPVEEVGGGPAELPWCTAPYVPALPLPAALRAHGGPLPGPVVQALGAALARTLATAHAQGVTHAGLSPAAVLLTADGPRLSCFGAVRAAAPDGEHRSGLPGLDSGSLAPEQAAGGRPRPPGDVYALGAVLAYAATGHTVPERDELPGFLREPVTACLSRDPARRPQAQQLFPHPEPAAHAATVLDTATPSPIPLPASVVVALAHQSAQVLAAELPVPAHRIDR, from the coding sequence ATGCAAGCACTGCACCACGACGATCCTCCGCGGATCGGGCCCCACGTCACCCTGGGCCGGCTCGACGACGAGCCCGAACACACCGCCGCCGAAAGACGCTTCATCGTCCGAGGTGCCGACGGCGAGCGCACCTTCCTCCTCCGGATCCCCCGGCACGGCACCGACCCGACCCGCTGGGCGATCGAGGCCGAGGGGGCGCGCCGGCTCTCCATACCCGGGCTCCTGCCGGTCGAGGAGGTCGGCGGCGGCCCGGCCGAACTCCCCTGGTGCACGGCGCCGTACGTCCCCGCCCTCCCGCTGCCCGCCGCCCTGCGGGCCCACGGCGGGCCGCTGCCCGGCCCGGTCGTACAGGCTCTGGGCGCGGCCCTCGCCCGCACGCTGGCCACCGCCCACGCGCAGGGCGTCACGCACGCGGGCCTGTCCCCCGCCGCCGTGCTGCTCACCGCCGACGGCCCCCGCCTGAGCTGCTTCGGCGCGGTACGGGCCGCGGCGCCCGACGGCGAGCACCGCAGCGGCCTGCCGGGGCTCGACTCCGGCAGCCTCGCCCCGGAGCAGGCGGCCGGCGGCCGGCCCCGCCCGCCGGGCGACGTGTACGCGCTGGGGGCGGTGCTCGCCTACGCCGCGACCGGGCACACCGTCCCCGAACGCGACGAGCTGCCCGGCTTCCTGCGCGAGCCGGTCACGGCCTGCCTCTCCCGCGACCCCGCGCGGCGGCCGCAGGCGCAGCAGCTCTTCCCCCACCCGGAGCCGGCGGCGCATGCGGCCACCGTCCTGGACACGGCCACCCCGAGCCCGATCCCCCTCCCGGCGTCCGTCGTCGTCGCCCTCGCGCACCAGTCGGCACAGGTCCTCGCGGCCGAACTCCCCGTTCCTGCTCACCGGATAGACCGCTGA
- a CDS encoding protein kinase domain-containing protein: MLFPLVHDDPHALGGHRLVARLGSGGMGTVYLARSAAGRTVALKTMHAHIATDPAVRTRFRLEVDAARVMGPVHGARVFDADPLAETPWLATEYVLGPSLDEAVSVAGPLPEPAVRALGTALCAALAQLHASDVVHRDLKPSNIMITAEGPKIIDFGIARALGDDRLTRTGTAAGTPAFMSPEQATGLEHTPAGDVFALAGVLTYAATGHGPFGSGSHADLMYRVRYADPDLTGVPPALLPVLAHCLAKDPADRPTTDALAARLRTGEGGFADRLPEALLMEIARRVGGVWSDAPHRLPAPPGHGLAATLPSGSQPPSPSPSVLSRRRLLALGGGSVLGAAAVGAGTWAWLGHKDTDDPKPHATTSKGPAWDLLWQVQENSISDPLIPPAPLVLDGLLLVGENGMQGLDPATGAVKWPDPEVWFMRRAASDGKQLYAADYTTVESDPLRVSVIDPATGRLREPFSELKDLRAILFGTQLLCATADAVYLVGGRGTHTGTSFGKDQTWFLLGIDVRSGNKLWEVPLPARPDKSERLHFLSARAVGKHLVLVQQSAEGEPRLVVHDALTGRALWNKPLDGKQSALSRARVAVDDRHVYPAAGELTALGLADGKPAWRFQGQAPTARFGPPAVKDGVVYAVEENRGMVALDASNGTLRWAEKSRAVPFEDLDTPPAVGVGHVYAYSTAASGLMAADIRTGAVTRPFKAAKARYFAHPSAGRLIALGDEYTAAYPLS, encoded by the coding sequence ATGCTCTTCCCCCTCGTGCACGACGACCCGCACGCACTCGGCGGCCACCGCCTCGTCGCCCGTCTGGGCAGCGGCGGCATGGGCACGGTCTACCTCGCCCGCTCGGCCGCCGGCCGGACGGTGGCGCTGAAGACGATGCACGCCCACATCGCCACCGATCCCGCCGTCCGCACCCGCTTCCGCCTGGAGGTGGACGCGGCGCGCGTCATGGGTCCCGTCCACGGCGCCCGGGTCTTCGACGCCGACCCGCTCGCCGAGACCCCCTGGCTGGCCACCGAGTACGTCCTCGGCCCGTCCCTCGACGAGGCCGTCTCCGTGGCGGGCCCCCTCCCCGAGCCTGCGGTGCGCGCCCTGGGAACCGCGCTCTGCGCGGCTCTGGCGCAGCTCCACGCCTCGGACGTCGTCCACCGCGACCTGAAGCCCTCCAACATCATGATCACCGCCGAGGGCCCCAAGATCATCGACTTCGGGATCGCCCGCGCCCTCGGCGACGACCGCCTCACCCGCACCGGCACCGCCGCCGGCACGCCCGCCTTCATGTCCCCCGAGCAGGCCACCGGCCTCGAACACACACCCGCGGGCGACGTCTTCGCCCTCGCCGGCGTCCTCACCTACGCCGCCACCGGCCACGGCCCCTTCGGCAGCGGCAGCCACGCCGACCTCATGTACCGCGTCCGCTACGCCGACCCCGACCTCACCGGAGTTCCGCCGGCCCTGCTCCCGGTCCTGGCGCACTGCCTCGCCAAGGATCCCGCCGACCGGCCCACCACCGACGCGCTCGCCGCCCGGCTGCGTACCGGAGAGGGAGGATTCGCCGACCGCCTCCCCGAAGCGCTGCTCATGGAGATCGCCCGCCGCGTCGGCGGCGTCTGGAGCGACGCGCCCCACCGCCTGCCGGCCCCACCGGGACACGGCCTCGCCGCGACCCTCCCGAGCGGCTCGCAGCCGCCGTCACCGTCCCCGTCCGTCCTGTCGCGCCGCCGGCTCCTCGCCCTCGGCGGGGGTTCCGTGCTCGGCGCGGCCGCGGTCGGAGCCGGCACCTGGGCATGGCTGGGCCATAAGGACACCGACGACCCGAAGCCGCACGCGACCACGTCCAAGGGACCCGCGTGGGACCTGCTCTGGCAGGTGCAGGAGAACAGCATCAGCGATCCGCTGATTCCCCCCGCACCGCTCGTCCTGGACGGACTGCTCCTCGTGGGCGAGAACGGCATGCAGGGTCTGGATCCGGCGACGGGAGCGGTGAAGTGGCCGGATCCCGAAGTCTGGTTCATGCGCCGCGCCGCCTCGGACGGCAAGCAGCTCTACGCCGCCGACTACACCACCGTGGAGAGCGATCCGCTGCGCGTCTCCGTGATCGATCCGGCCACCGGAAGGCTCCGGGAGCCGTTCAGCGAACTCAAGGACCTGAGGGCGATCCTCTTCGGAACCCAACTGCTCTGCGCGACGGCTGACGCCGTCTACCTGGTGGGAGGCCGGGGCACCCACACGGGCACCAGCTTCGGCAAGGACCAGACGTGGTTCCTGCTCGGCATCGACGTCCGCTCGGGCAACAAGCTCTGGGAGGTGCCGCTGCCCGCCCGGCCGGACAAGTCCGAGCGCCTGCACTTCCTGTCCGCCCGCGCGGTGGGCAAGCACCTGGTCCTCGTCCAGCAGTCCGCGGAGGGGGAACCGCGCCTCGTCGTGCACGACGCGCTGACGGGCAGGGCGCTGTGGAACAAGCCGCTCGACGGAAAGCAGTCGGCGCTCAGCCGGGCCCGCGTGGCCGTGGACGACCGGCACGTGTACCCGGCGGCCGGTGAACTCACCGCGCTCGGCCTCGCCGACGGCAAGCCGGCCTGGCGCTTCCAGGGCCAGGCGCCGACAGCACGGTTCGGCCCACCGGCCGTCAAGGACGGTGTGGTGTACGCGGTCGAGGAGAACCGCGGCATGGTGGCGCTCGACGCCTCGAACGGCACCCTGCGGTGGGCGGAGAAGAGCCGGGCGGTCCCGTTCGAGGACCTCGACACCCCGCCGGCGGTCGGGGTGGGGCACGTGTACGCGTACAGCACGGCCGCGTCCGGCCTGATGGCCGCGGACATCCGGACCGGCGCCGTCACCCGCCCCTTCAAAGCCGCCAAGGCCC